A single window of Candidatus Eremiobacterota bacterium DNA harbors:
- a CDS encoding adenylate/guanylate cyclase domain-containing protein has translation MWIERLRESIALQESLRPLLGDRLVDNALEPMRRELRELEKGAMAPPLQKLERRYVTVMFADISGFTALSEREDPERMRAIITFCFTRLSLKIQHYGGTVEKFIGDAIMAIFGAPEAHENDPERACRAALEMMNELSSVNTELGTELGLHVGINSGLVVAGILSINGIEQYVATGDTVNVAARLEDRSERGQIYVGPGTWRHTAHLFEYSALQPLKVKGKSEPLKVYSLLGLKVPGKAPEEPPAGSLSALVSRYEELEYASDIFALLEGGRGAFLVIAGDAGIGKTRLLAAVIEQERRPRFLCLRGRAMSHRQATSFWPVREVLRELFGLQESDDDGKARARASLGIRDVYEENDADPALFLGILLGLGLKEEERKRIEALGPEGTRRQIFSAARRLFRALASLKPVILVMEDMHWADETTLDLVEHLVPLVSHVPLLILCTCRTDPARGISRIRSWRDSLAAQDFHELLLRPLSHPQSLEFIEALSGSGLPREVMEKIWEHTSGNPFFMEEMVRALKGGSAPAKPVKAGEGGGAFPIPETLHAVIMSRVDRLEDSLKGVLKGAAVLGAIFPPDLLDKVLPGAAPCTGALEALGREQFIIIHRLPTGALLCEFIHALARDIIYESIPLDERRRVHGQVAQALESPGAETIREHLGVLAYHWAEAENWEKAQEYLFRIGDAEEMIAADIEALASYRKAFEAHRRVFGDRWEPLRRGAFMERMAETLFRVGAHEEARDQYLQIREILGIRTSSTRNEVYCEFMWQIAALIASYTMPRLPGKAYDPEWLRLYFKVMEGLAWVEFELFPERGSLFSLEHLCMAERARRDDQVSLASSTVGLTLALFLMDGPAEFFLRKALETGERSGFLPAFQMAHFCRGFCHFIKSEAGEAFRHLSIAAESARDEGDVHKWGAAAQDICFLYFLQGRLDESEALGREMVAQGENTADLQVAAAGHLSLALLSLVKGSVETAEKTFRQALALFQRISDNYSVPAVYAFLALTLSCLEKDGEAREAVRSGEEIMKKHTAIGGRNGWLPAVKAALLLRENSWPGEITPKTMKEAHNACRAALSEGKRSLGSMALALCLEGALEWRRGRKKKATGVFEKAMCEAEKGGFLYPLAEVCHHAGSLTGNESWTGKGHEIADRAGIRLMLFSPVKRPPL, from the coding sequence ATGTGGATAGAGCGCCTGAGAGAATCAATAGCGCTCCAGGAGTCGCTCCGCCCCCTCCTGGGAGACCGCCTCGTGGATAACGCCCTCGAGCCGATGCGCCGGGAGCTCAGAGAGCTTGAAAAAGGCGCCATGGCTCCCCCTCTGCAGAAGCTTGAGCGCCGCTACGTTACCGTGATGTTCGCCGACATCTCGGGCTTCACCGCCCTCTCTGAGCGGGAAGATCCCGAGAGGATGAGGGCCATCATCACGTTCTGCTTCACCAGGCTCTCCCTGAAGATCCAGCATTACGGCGGGACTGTGGAAAAATTCATCGGTGACGCCATCATGGCGATTTTCGGTGCGCCGGAGGCCCATGAGAACGATCCTGAGCGCGCATGCAGGGCGGCGCTTGAAATGATGAATGAGCTTTCCTCAGTGAACACCGAGCTCGGCACCGAGCTCGGGCTTCATGTCGGCATCAATTCAGGCCTCGTGGTGGCAGGCATACTGTCTATCAACGGCATAGAACAGTATGTCGCGACAGGCGACACGGTAAACGTCGCAGCGAGGCTCGAGGACCGGTCGGAGCGGGGGCAGATCTACGTGGGACCAGGCACCTGGCGCCACACGGCCCATCTTTTTGAGTACAGCGCCCTTCAGCCCCTGAAGGTGAAGGGAAAGTCAGAGCCCCTGAAAGTATATTCCCTCCTTGGCCTCAAGGTCCCGGGCAAAGCTCCTGAGGAGCCGCCTGCAGGGAGCCTTTCAGCCCTCGTGAGCCGTTACGAGGAGCTTGAATACGCCTCGGATATCTTTGCCCTGCTGGAGGGAGGGAGGGGAGCTTTCCTCGTCATAGCCGGAGATGCAGGCATAGGGAAAACCCGCCTCCTTGCCGCGGTCATCGAGCAGGAGCGGCGGCCCCGGTTTCTCTGCCTCCGGGGCAGGGCGATGTCCCACAGGCAGGCCACGAGCTTCTGGCCTGTGAGGGAAGTGCTGAGGGAGCTTTTCGGCCTCCAGGAGAGTGATGATGACGGGAAGGCAAGGGCAAGAGCATCTCTTGGCATCAGGGACGTCTATGAAGAGAACGACGCAGACCCGGCCCTTTTCCTGGGCATTCTCCTTGGACTGGGCCTCAAGGAGGAAGAGAGGAAGCGGATCGAGGCCCTGGGGCCCGAGGGCACAAGGCGCCAGATTTTCAGCGCGGCCCGCCGGCTTTTCAGGGCCCTGGCCTCCCTGAAACCCGTCATTCTTGTCATGGAAGACATGCACTGGGCCGATGAGACCACCCTTGATCTCGTGGAGCACCTCGTGCCCCTTGTCTCGCATGTGCCCCTCCTTATCCTGTGCACATGCCGCACCGACCCGGCGAGGGGCATTTCAAGGATAAGATCGTGGAGAGACTCACTGGCGGCGCAGGATTTCCATGAGCTGCTGCTGCGCCCCCTTTCGCATCCCCAGTCTCTGGAGTTCATTGAGGCTCTTTCCGGGAGCGGGCTCCCCCGGGAAGTCATGGAAAAAATATGGGAGCACACTTCAGGGAATCCCTTCTTTATGGAGGAAATGGTGAGGGCTTTGAAGGGAGGCTCCGCGCCGGCGAAACCGGTGAAGGCCGGCGAAGGCGGCGGGGCGTTCCCGATCCCTGAAACGCTCCATGCCGTTATCATGTCCCGTGTGGACCGCCTCGAGGATTCCTTGAAGGGAGTCCTCAAGGGGGCAGCAGTACTTGGCGCGATCTTCCCGCCTGACCTGCTTGACAAGGTGCTCCCCGGCGCCGCCCCCTGCACAGGCGCCCTGGAAGCCTTGGGAAGAGAGCAGTTTATCATTATCCACAGGCTTCCCACCGGTGCCCTCCTGTGCGAGTTCATCCATGCCCTGGCCCGCGATATCATTTACGAGAGCATCCCTCTTGATGAGCGCCGGAGAGTCCACGGGCAGGTGGCGCAGGCCCTGGAGTCACCCGGGGCAGAGACCATCCGGGAGCACCTGGGAGTCCTGGCCTATCATTGGGCCGAGGCAGAGAACTGGGAAAAGGCCCAGGAGTATCTTTTCAGGATCGGCGACGCCGAGGAGATGATTGCCGCCGACATCGAGGCCCTCGCCAGTTACCGGAAGGCCTTTGAGGCACACCGCAGGGTTTTCGGCGACCGGTGGGAGCCCCTCAGAAGAGGAGCTTTCATGGAAAGGATGGCTGAAACCCTCTTCAGGGTGGGCGCTCATGAAGAGGCACGGGACCAGTATCTCCAGATAAGGGAAATCCTTGGCATCAGGACCTCATCGACACGGAACGAGGTCTATTGTGAATTCATGTGGCAGATAGCAGCCCTTATCGCGTCGTACACGATGCCGCGGCTCCCGGGGAAGGCTTATGACCCAGAGTGGCTCAGGCTCTATTTCAAGGTCATGGAGGGACTCGCCTGGGTGGAATTCGAGCTTTTTCCCGAGCGCGGGAGCCTTTTCTCCCTTGAGCACCTCTGCATGGCCGAGAGGGCCCGCCGTGACGACCAGGTGTCCCTCGCTTCGTCCACAGTCGGCCTTACCCTGGCCCTTTTCCTGATGGACGGGCCTGCGGAGTTTTTCCTGAGAAAAGCCCTCGAGACCGGCGAGAGGAGCGGCTTTCTCCCGGCCTTCCAGATGGCGCACTTCTGCAGGGGGTTCTGCCATTTCATAAAAAGCGAGGCGGGAGAGGCCTTCCGCCACCTTTCCATAGCGGCGGAAAGCGCCAGAGATGAGGGGGATGTCCACAAATGGGGCGCCGCGGCCCAGGATATATGCTTTCTGTATTTTCTCCAGGGCAGGCTTGATGAATCGGAGGCCCTGGGCCGCGAGATGGTCGCCCAGGGTGAGAACACCGCCGATCTCCAGGTGGCCGCCGCGGGGCATCTCAGCCTCGCGCTGCTGTCCCTGGTAAAAGGCTCTGTTGAAACGGCCGAAAAGACTTTCCGGCAGGCCCTTGCCCTTTTTCAGCGTATTTCCGACAATTATTCCGTTCCGGCGGTCTATGCCTTTCTGGCACTTACCCTGAGCTGCCTTGAAAAGGACGGGGAAGCCCGGGAGGCCGTAAGGAGCGGTGAAGAGATAATGAAAAAACACACGGCAATTGGAGGCAGGAACGGTTGGCTCCCTGCAGTGAAGGCCGCCCTTCTCCTCAGGGAAAACTCATGGCCGGGGGAGATAACGCCAAAGACAATGAAGGAAGCGCACAATGCCTGCCGGGCCGCCCTCTCTGAAGGGAAGCGCTCCCTCGGGAGCATGGCTCTCGCCCTCTGCCTCGAAGGAGCTCTTGAATGGAGGAGGGGAAGAAAAAAAAAGGCCACGGGCGTCTTTGAAAAAGCCATGTGCGAAGCAGAGAAGGGGGGCTTTCTTTACCCTCTCGCCGAGGTGTGCCATCATGCCGGGAGCCTCACGGGGAATGAATCATGGACCGGTAAGGGTCATGAGATTGCCGATAGGGCAGGCATAAGGCTCATGCTCTTCTCTCCCGTGAAAAGGCCCCCTCTGTAG
- a CDS encoding HD domain-containing protein encodes MLRHVKIPTYDLILCLSAAIDLISPRVAYHHVKAAYGALSIAAEMGFSHQEKNALLLSGMLHDCGALSLKEKMEIMEFEMDSPHYHSDLGGRLLSTFEPFMGISSLVRHHHVPWDFGGGQEFHGGEVALSSHVLHLADRVAILLEKNHDVLKGAAEIRKKIEAHRGKLFHPEVVEAFLALSEREYFWFDLASPSLTAILADALELDTISLDTEGLLSLTRLVSHIIDFRSPFTSTHTSGVAASAEVLCRLAGFSEHEAVSMRIAGFLHDLGKLAVPKEILEKPGKLSEEEFNIVRCHTYHTYRLLEQVPGFSEIASWAAFHHEHLDGKGYPFHIDGRDLSLGARIMAVADVNTAITEDRPYRKGMEKEKALEVLDTMVSGKKLDGNLVQLLKTHFEEANGARKRAQESSRQEFDRFLMEPAERR; translated from the coding sequence ATGCTGCGTCATGTAAAGATCCCCACTTATGACCTTATCCTGTGCCTCTCGGCGGCCATCGACCTCATCAGCCCCAGAGTGGCCTACCATCATGTCAAGGCGGCCTACGGGGCCCTCAGCATCGCTGCGGAGATGGGCTTTTCCCACCAGGAGAAGAACGCCCTTCTGCTGAGCGGGATGCTCCATGACTGCGGGGCCCTTTCCCTGAAGGAGAAGATGGAGATCATGGAGTTCGAGATGGACAGCCCCCATTACCACTCAGACCTTGGCGGCCGCCTCCTTTCCACTTTCGAGCCCTTCATGGGAATCTCGTCCCTCGTGAGGCATCACCATGTGCCCTGGGATTTTGGAGGGGGGCAGGAGTTCCATGGCGGGGAGGTGGCGCTCTCAAGCCACGTGCTTCACCTTGCCGACAGGGTGGCGATTCTCTTGGAGAAGAATCACGATGTGCTCAAGGGGGCCGCTGAGATCAGGAAGAAAATAGAGGCCCACAGGGGGAAGCTGTTTCACCCCGAGGTGGTCGAGGCATTCCTTGCCCTCTCTGAGAGGGAGTACTTCTGGTTTGACCTCGCGTCACCATCGCTCACCGCCATCCTTGCAGACGCACTGGAGCTTGACACAATCAGCCTGGATACCGAGGGACTTCTCTCCCTCACCAGGCTTGTATCCCATATCATCGACTTCAGGAGCCCTTTTACCTCGACCCATACAAGCGGCGTCGCCGCAAGCGCCGAGGTGCTCTGCAGGCTTGCAGGCTTTTCAGAGCATGAGGCGGTCTCCATGAGAATCGCCGGATTTCTCCACGACCTGGGAAAGCTTGCCGTGCCCAAGGAGATCCTGGAAAAGCCAGGAAAGCTCAGCGAAGAGGAGTTCAACATAGTGCGATGCCATACGTACCATACTTACCGGCTTCTCGAGCAGGTTCCCGGCTTCAGCGAGATTGCCTCGTGGGCCGCTTTTCATCACGAGCACCTTGACGGGAAGGGATATCCTTTCCACATTGACGGGCGGGATCTTTCGCTGGGGGCAAGGATAATGGCCGTCGCCGACGTGAATACGGCCATCACGGAAGACCGCCCCTACAGGAAAGGGATGGAGAAGGAGAAGGCCCTTGAGGTTCTGGATACCATGGTTTCCGGTAAGAAGCTTGACGGAAATCTTGTTCAGCTCCTGAAGACCCATTTTGAGGAGGCAAACGGGGCGAGAAAGCGGGCCCAGGAGAGCTCCCGGCAGGAGTTCGACAGGTTCCTGATGGAGCCTGCCGAGCGCAGATAG
- a CDS encoding PQQ-like beta-propeller repeat protein, with product MKRYAVLFLIPALVLFLSGNQAAQGAGEGKDGLLSGADLQKLSKTGIPLVIPHYLPEGFTLSKVDTTIDSRFGNSYSIEYRYGSAVKFYVEAFCGGIGDTPSGKKEYPFTNPVLGKGTIQWTPEKGKEPPFLLSTWLKGKAEFPVYHVRAFSVSPGEAVKVAESLRYYGAPPKASDSREAPVKWKYNCGLVGALAATEGIVCFTMKNEETSENYVSGLDSSKQEVIWEFKFRKATQSALTAFGGVAYCAGGGEQGECHALDAKTGKVKWSFFFDENLNACKPTCYGKYVYLGTGNMGNSNYLGILYALDRATGKEAWRFKAGGHISRPSFLGDAIFAGCGGSHVYAFRHDTGAVLWKAALDGVVLCSPSVLEGKVYAGTGSTFYCLDAKDGSEVWKVPLESDVNSISPLARRGLVFISLNDRQKALAALDAATGRTAWKVPGVALQREPLVSGDLVLAPLWDKGLRAYEVKSGREAWRIQAKSGGPMDIDGGTLYFCDGMYLYAVQP from the coding sequence ATGAAGAGATATGCTGTTTTGTTTCTAATCCCCGCTCTGGTGCTTTTTCTCTCTGGAAATCAGGCAGCGCAGGGCGCCGGTGAAGGGAAGGATGGCCTGCTTTCCGGGGCGGATCTCCAGAAGCTTTCTAAAACAGGGATCCCTCTCGTGATCCCCCATTATCTTCCCGAGGGCTTCACGCTCTCCAAGGTTGACACCACGATAGACAGCCGCTTCGGGAACTCCTATTCCATAGAATACCGCTACGGCTCCGCAGTAAAGTTCTATGTCGAGGCTTTCTGCGGCGGCATCGGCGATACTCCCTCGGGGAAAAAGGAATATCCTTTCACCAACCCGGTCCTGGGAAAAGGCACCATACAATGGACACCGGAAAAAGGGAAGGAGCCCCCGTTCCTTCTTTCCACATGGCTTAAGGGGAAGGCCGAGTTCCCCGTTTACCACGTGAGGGCTTTCAGCGTCAGTCCCGGCGAGGCCGTGAAGGTGGCGGAATCACTCAGGTATTACGGTGCTCCTCCCAAGGCTTCCGACTCCCGTGAGGCACCGGTGAAGTGGAAGTATAACTGCGGCCTCGTGGGGGCTCTTGCCGCCACTGAAGGCATCGTCTGCTTCACCATGAAAAACGAGGAGACCTCTGAAAATTATGTATCGGGCCTTGATTCTTCAAAACAGGAAGTGATATGGGAATTCAAATTCAGGAAGGCCACTCAGAGCGCCCTCACTGCCTTCGGCGGCGTCGCTTACTGCGCCGGCGGCGGTGAGCAGGGCGAGTGCCATGCCCTTGACGCGAAAACCGGCAAGGTGAAATGGAGCTTCTTCTTTGATGAGAATCTCAACGCGTGCAAGCCCACCTGCTATGGGAAATACGTCTATCTGGGCACGGGAAACATGGGCAACTCCAATTATCTCGGTATTCTCTACGCTCTTGACAGGGCCACGGGGAAGGAGGCATGGAGGTTCAAGGCCGGCGGCCACATTTCCAGGCCCTCCTTCCTTGGCGACGCGATTTTCGCGGGATGCGGCGGCAGCCATGTCTATGCCTTCAGGCACGACACCGGCGCGGTGCTCTGGAAGGCTGCCCTTGACGGCGTGGTTCTCTGCTCTCCCTCGGTGCTCGAGGGGAAGGTCTATGCAGGCACAGGCAGCACATTCTACTGCCTTGACGCGAAAGACGGCAGTGAGGTGTGGAAGGTGCCCCTTGAATCCGATGTGAACTCCATATCACCCCTGGCGCGCCGGGGTCTCGTGTTCATCAGCCTCAACGACAGGCAGAAGGCCCTGGCGGCCCTTGATGCGGCCACGGGGCGCACCGCCTGGAAGGTCCCGGGAGTTGCTCTCCAGCGTGAGCCTCTTGTCTCCGGTGACCTGGTGCTTGCCCCCCTCTGGGACAAAGGCCTCAGGGCCTATGAAGTGAAATCGGGCAGAGAAGCCTGGAGAATCCAGGCGAAAAGCGGCGGCCCCATGGACATCGACGGCGGCACGCTCTATTTCTGCGACGGTATGTATCTTTACGCGGTGCAGCCCTAG
- a CDS encoding chemotaxis protein CheB, translating to MKAVKTAKASRAARASSPKKEKKLFPVVGIGASAGGLKALETFFSHVPENIGMAFVVVQHLSPHYKSIMGELLKRHTKLDVVEVKDGVMLRENSVYLNPPDKELSLIRGVLHLMPMDRAKGMSFPIDSFFRSLADDRAEQAICILLSGSGTDGTLGLEAVKGAGGMTMAQEEQQAEYSGMPHSAIKTGLVDFVLPVEHMAGEIIKYVKHPYVGGPKKSAAISKQLEAYSQKILLLLRSAKRHDFTHYKQSTIMRRIERRMAVHKLDNIAIYYRYFQENPQESEALFKELLIGVTSFFRDSDAFRQLEERVVPEIVKRHENDLAVRVWVPGCATGEEAFSIAMLIVEAMNRQEKQLYVQIFATDIDGAAIDNARAGVYPESIAADVSPERLKRFFVKEGSLYRIKKEVREMIIFSLQNIVTDPPLSRMDLISCRNLLIYMDGELQKKLVPLFHYALNERGYLFLGTSETIGQFSDLFGAVDLKGKVFQRKGRSARREHDYQPMRFSASREPEHPGAAGEVPRKEKPRKELMEQLLLEHYSAPSVLINEKCEALYFHGATERYLVPPRGEASLNVLKMCREGLHGKLSILLRNALKDNIHSEIQGVHLKQGDALLTMDLSVRPLPGTVEKLFVITFMERKDLAASIAEKGSDDYDRGRTADLEQELQATREHLQSALEAMEISNEELKSANEELQSTNEELQSTNEEVETAKEELQSTNEELVTVNSELQAKVDDLTRANNDINNLLASTDIGTIFLDNALGIKRFTPAMTKLFNLRSTDVGRSIKDITTKITYGALYEEAEGVLETLQGREHEVRTGDGKCFIMRILPYRTLENMIEGVVITFIDATEQKRTEEALQEATEKTLVILDSLLEGVMGTVREPLVALDENLRVMKANGPFYEKFGGAHGSAEGKSLFDIGGGQWDNAPLRELLERILPHRTSLEGFEATLDLPRAGKRTLMLNARQMTRGGDKAKLILLAAEDITGRESLSRSARKEVGIEK from the coding sequence ATGAAGGCCGTTAAAACCGCCAAGGCCTCAAGAGCCGCAAGGGCCTCTTCCCCGAAGAAAGAGAAAAAGCTCTTCCCCGTCGTGGGGATTGGCGCCTCGGCCGGTGGGCTGAAGGCCCTTGAGACCTTTTTCTCCCACGTGCCTGAGAATATCGGCATGGCCTTCGTCGTCGTGCAGCATCTGAGCCCTCATTACAAGAGCATCATGGGCGAGCTCCTGAAAAGGCACACGAAACTGGATGTCGTTGAAGTAAAAGACGGCGTGATGCTCAGAGAGAACAGCGTTTACCTGAACCCTCCCGACAAGGAACTGTCACTCATCAGAGGCGTGCTGCACCTCATGCCCATGGACAGGGCCAAGGGCATGAGCTTCCCTATAGATTCCTTTTTCCGGTCGCTGGCCGACGACAGGGCAGAGCAGGCGATCTGTATCCTCCTCTCGGGCTCCGGCACAGACGGCACGCTGGGGCTTGAGGCCGTCAAGGGGGCGGGCGGGATGACCATGGCCCAGGAAGAGCAGCAGGCCGAGTACAGCGGGATGCCTCACAGCGCCATAAAGACAGGCCTCGTGGATTTCGTGCTGCCCGTGGAACATATGGCGGGGGAGATCATCAAGTATGTAAAGCACCCTTACGTGGGAGGCCCTAAGAAAAGCGCGGCCATTTCAAAGCAGCTGGAAGCTTATTCCCAGAAGATTCTGTTGCTGCTGCGCTCGGCGAAGCGCCATGACTTCACCCATTACAAGCAGAGCACCATCATGCGGAGGATAGAGCGGAGGATGGCTGTACATAAGCTCGACAACATAGCCATATATTACCGCTATTTCCAGGAGAATCCCCAGGAGAGCGAAGCCCTCTTCAAGGAGCTCCTGATAGGCGTGACGAGCTTCTTCAGGGACAGCGATGCTTTCAGGCAGCTCGAGGAACGGGTGGTGCCGGAAATCGTGAAAAGGCATGAGAACGACCTCGCCGTAAGGGTGTGGGTGCCGGGATGTGCCACGGGAGAGGAGGCCTTTTCCATCGCCATGCTTATCGTCGAGGCAATGAACAGGCAGGAGAAGCAGCTCTATGTCCAGATATTTGCCACCGATATCGACGGGGCCGCCATAGACAATGCAAGAGCAGGAGTATACCCCGAGAGCATCGCTGCTGATGTGAGCCCCGAGAGGCTGAAGCGCTTCTTTGTCAAAGAGGGCAGCCTGTACAGGATAAAAAAGGAAGTCCGGGAGATGATAATCTTCTCCCTGCAGAACATCGTCACCGATCCGCCTCTTTCCCGCATGGACCTCATAAGCTGCAGAAACCTTCTCATCTACATGGACGGCGAGCTTCAGAAGAAGCTGGTGCCTCTTTTCCACTATGCCCTCAACGAGAGAGGGTATCTCTTCCTGGGCACCTCTGAGACCATAGGGCAGTTTTCTGACCTCTTCGGCGCGGTGGATTTGAAGGGGAAAGTCTTCCAGCGCAAAGGGAGGTCGGCACGCAGAGAGCATGATTACCAGCCCATGAGGTTTTCCGCTTCCAGGGAGCCCGAGCACCCGGGCGCTGCAGGAGAAGTCCCGAGAAAAGAAAAGCCCCGCAAAGAGCTGATGGAGCAGCTGCTCCTTGAGCACTACTCCGCACCGTCAGTGCTGATAAACGAGAAATGCGAGGCCCTCTATTTCCATGGCGCGACAGAGCGGTACCTCGTGCCACCCAGAGGGGAGGCGAGCCTGAACGTGCTCAAGATGTGCCGAGAAGGCCTCCACGGCAAGCTCAGCATTCTTCTCCGCAATGCATTGAAAGACAATATTCATTCCGAGATACAGGGAGTCCACCTTAAGCAAGGTGATGCCCTTCTCACGATGGACTTAAGCGTCCGCCCCCTCCCCGGTACCGTTGAGAAGCTTTTCGTCATCACTTTCATGGAACGGAAGGATCTGGCTGCCTCCATCGCTGAAAAAGGATCGGACGATTATGACCGGGGGCGTACGGCCGACCTTGAACAGGAGCTCCAGGCGACAAGAGAACACCTGCAGAGCGCTTTGGAGGCCATGGAGATTTCAAACGAGGAGCTGAAATCGGCAAACGAGGAGCTCCAGTCAACGAATGAGGAGCTCCAGAGCACCAATGAAGAGGTTGAAACCGCCAAAGAGGAGCTTCAGAGCACCAACGAGGAGCTTGTAACCGTCAATTCAGAGCTCCAGGCCAAAGTGGATGACCTGACGCGCGCCAACAACGATATTAACAATCTCCTCGCGAGCACAGACATCGGCACCATTTTCCTGGACAACGCCCTTGGCATCAAGCGCTTCACGCCCGCCATGACAAAGCTTTTCAACCTGAGGTCCACCGATGTGGGCCGGTCTATAAAGGACATTACCACTAAGATCACTTATGGCGCCCTCTACGAAGAAGCCGAGGGAGTCCTTGAAACCTTGCAGGGGAGGGAGCACGAGGTCCGCACGGGCGACGGGAAATGCTTCATCATGCGTATTCTGCCTTACAGAACCCTTGAAAACATGATAGAGGGCGTGGTGATAACCTTTATAGACGCGACGGAACAGAAACGCACGGAAGAGGCCCTCCAGGAAGCCACCGAGAAGACGCTGGTAATCCTGGACTCCCTGCTGGAGGGCGTGATGGGGACCGTGCGTGAGCCTCTCGTTGCCCTCGATGAAAATCTCCGCGTGATGAAAGCCAACGGCCCCTTCTATGAAAAATTCGGCGGAGCGCACGGAAGTGCCGAGGGAAAGTCCCTTTTTGACATTGGAGGCGGGCAGTGGGATAATGCCCCTCTGCGCGAGCTCCTGGAGAGGATTCTTCCCCACAGGACAAGCCTGGAAGGCTTTGAAGCCACCCTTGACCTCCCCCGCGCCGGGAAGAGGACGCTCATGCTGAATGCCCGGCAGATGACAAGGGGCGGGGACAAGGCAAAGCTCATACTGCTTGCTGCAGAGGATATAACGGGGAGAGAGAGCCTTTCCCGCTCAGCGAGAAAAGAGGTGGGCATTGAAAAATAA
- a CDS encoding histidine kinase dimerization/phosphoacceptor domain -containing protein yields MKNNAPGKKKSLRQRAEEVLMSRVPAPGELPEEEIKRLIYDLQVHQVELEMQNEELRRAQHELEESRTRYFDLYDFAPVGYFTLKEEGVITEVNLCGAKILGIERAYLVGKPFAVFLAPASQNAFHRHIKSIRSGVKRASCELKLARRRDGWETWVIMETAAGEGLEKECCSALTDISWRKKMEESLRLREAGLMMVLNVAKTSVFSQDRSLRYTDIQNPHHSFADIKVVGKTDRELLPPEAASLLTEIKHRVLESGKGERAEVLLHLGGDMVYYDLIVEPQRDEVGAITGITCASTDITEPRKAEEHLKTACAEKEMLLKELHHRVKNNLQTVSSLLSLQERQIAEPRLKESFDEIRNRIKSMTIIHDLLSCSENVGEVNCRKFLSEMAAALFSSQGRKGLSYNIKADEVSLKVDTAIPCALIVNELVTNAFKHAFPGSVDGEVIVEMKVMEKHRLRLTVSDDGVGLPGEESADKASSLGMSLVQALTEQINGVIVVKRDGGTAVEITFNDPAFSRANSKRR; encoded by the coding sequence TTGAAAAATAACGCGCCCGGCAAAAAAAAGAGCCTCCGCCAGAGGGCTGAGGAAGTGCTGATGTCCCGGGTGCCTGCACCGGGAGAGCTTCCGGAAGAGGAGATTAAAAGGCTCATCTATGACCTCCAGGTTCACCAGGTTGAGCTTGAGATGCAGAACGAGGAGCTCAGGAGAGCTCAGCATGAGCTCGAGGAGTCGCGGACGCGGTACTTTGACCTTTATGATTTTGCCCCCGTGGGCTATTTCACGCTCAAAGAGGAAGGGGTCATCACCGAGGTGAACCTCTGCGGGGCAAAGATCCTGGGCATCGAGAGGGCCTACCTTGTCGGGAAGCCTTTTGCGGTCTTCCTGGCCCCTGCTTCGCAGAACGCTTTTCACAGGCATATTAAAAGCATCCGCAGCGGCGTCAAGAGAGCCAGCTGCGAGCTGAAGCTTGCAAGAAGAAGAGACGGCTGGGAAACGTGGGTGATTATGGAGACTGCAGCGGGAGAAGGTCTTGAAAAAGAGTGCTGCTCAGCGCTGACTGATATAAGCTGGCGCAAGAAGATGGAAGAGAGCCTCAGGCTGAGAGAGGCAGGCTTGATGATGGTCCTCAATGTGGCAAAAACCTCGGTTTTCAGCCAGGATCGCTCGCTGCGCTATACCGATATCCAGAATCCCCACCACAGCTTTGCCGACATAAAGGTCGTTGGAAAAACCGACAGAGAGCTCCTGCCGCCCGAGGCTGCCTCGCTGTTGACAGAGATAAAGCACAGGGTCCTGGAGAGCGGCAAAGGTGAGCGCGCAGAGGTGCTCCTCCACCTCGGGGGGGATATGGTATATTACGACCTCATTGTAGAGCCCCAGAGGGACGAGGTTGGCGCCATAACCGGCATCACCTGCGCATCAACGGATATCACGGAGCCCAGGAAGGCCGAGGAGCACCTGAAGACCGCCTGTGCAGAAAAGGAGATGCTGCTGAAAGAGCTGCATCACCGGGTTAAGAACAACCTGCAGACTGTCTCGAGCCTTCTTTCCCTCCAGGAGAGGCAGATCGCCGAGCCGCGCCTGAAGGAATCCTTCGACGAGATCAGAAACCGTATCAAGTCAATGACTATCATTCACGATCTTCTCTCCTGCTCTGAAAATGTCGGTGAAGTGAACTGCAGAAAGTTTCTTTCTGAGATGGCGGCCGCCCTTTTCAGCTCACAGGGAAGAAAGGGCTTATCATATAATATTAAAGCCGATGAGGTGAGCCTGAAAGTGGATACGGCCATTCCATGCGCCCTTATCGTGAACGAGCTTGTCACCAACGCTTTCAAGCACGCCTTTCCCGGCAGCGTAGATGGTGAGGTGATCGTGGAAATGAAGGTTATGGAAAAGCACAGGCTGAGGCTCACCGTCAGCGACGACGGCGTGGGATTACCCGGTGAGGAATCTGCGGATAAGGCTTCTTCCCTTGGAATGTCGCTGGTCCAGGCCCTCACGGAGCAGATAAATGGCGTGATAGTTGTGAAGCGTGACGGCGGCACTGCCGTCGAGATAACCTTCAATGATCCTGCCTTTTCCCGCGCAAATTCAAAGAGGCGGTGA